A single region of the Diadema setosum chromosome 14, eeDiaSeto1, whole genome shotgun sequence genome encodes:
- the LOC140237672 gene encoding kelch-like protein 21, giving the protein MMTEEDQPHHFACDLTPAGVIGGSGDAHDDELQVIDLEEGGRANTEDAKATCNNCNPVPVHDSRERSSYEESQDDTGISGIVSSVGQRYRYPHKSTELLKHLNDLRLSGSLVDVILVSSDGKDFPCHRAVLAASSPYFQAMFMDDLRESRTERIELTNVKAPLLSKILSAVYICELDVTHEHVRELLATAHFLSYPHIVESCCLFLKDALRPSNCLGICQLAETFLCHNLQREAWSFALENFKSVSECQEFMQLEPSTLEKLVSSDDLHVNAEDEVLLAVLRWAEEDDAHVATLPTVLANVRLPLVSDACLSSVFDSHRILHSCGKSLSLVRDAQNLKELATKGMRRDHHLLRPRHSMRSEMLVVVGGMTCSRDWVPYVSCFNPKTDKWTPMADLPFEHSDYSAASVDGAIYVTGGFHRDEGTLSAVWRYDELHNRWSKVCPLLIPRFNHSSTDCDHHVYVLGGEDLDNRVTEVERYSPEEDKWDIVGSINPTGSGMAVTALQNKLYIIGWLTNVRLMCVVQCFDLDTAECSVIPCSGLNRQLFPAVALNDAIFILGGNRIKEVAIYDPETFSSTKAEPMKFKRNTPSAAVVGGKIYVTGGELRQHLDRVECYDPELDLWDVVSPMPHALCFHGCVMVKMYLGSPYNGL; this is encoded by the coding sequence ATGATGACTGAAGAGGACCAACCACATCACTTTGCCTGTGATCTAACTCCAGCAGGGGTTATAGGTGGGAGCGGTGATGCACATGATGATGAACTTCAAGTCATCGACCTTGAGGAAGGAGGAAGAGCTAACACAGAGGATGCGAAAGCAACGTGTAACAATTGTAATCCTGTGCCTGTTCATGATAGTAGAGAGAGATCCAGCTATGAGGAGAGCCAAGACGACACTGGCATATCAGGAATAGTTTCTAGTGTAGGACAGAGGTACAGATATCCTCACAAATCAACTGAGCTCCTGAAGCACCTTAATGACCTCCGGCTCAGTGGCTCACTTGTGGATGTCATACTTGTGTCATCTGATGGGAAGGATTTTCCATGTCACAGAGCCGTTCTCGCAGCCAGCAGTCCTTACTTCCAAGCCATGTTTATGGACGATCTTAGAGAGAGTCGTACAGAGCGCATTGAGCTCACCAACGTGAAGGCCCCACTTCTGAGTAAGATTCTGAGTGCAGTGTATATTTGTGAGTTGGATGTAACTCATGAACATGTCCGGGAACTTTTAGCCACCGCCCATTTCCTCAGCTACCCCCATATTGTGGAGTCATGCTGCTTATTTCTTAAAGATGCCCTCCGTCCCAGCAACTGTTTAGGAATTTGTCAACTGGCCGAGACTTTCTTGTGTCACAACCTACAGAGGGAAGCGTGGAGCTTTGCTCTCGAAAATTTCAAATCAGTCTCAGAATGCCAAGAGTTCATGCAGTTAGAGCCGTCCACGTTGGAGAAGCTTGTGAGTAGTGATGACCTACACGTTAATGCCGAAGATGAGGTTTTACTCGCTGTCCTACGGTGGGCAGAGGAAGATGATGCTCATGTTGCAACCTTGCCAACTGTCCTTGCAAATGTCCGCCTTCCGCTAGTGAGTGATGCTTGCCTCTCGAGTGTCTTTGACTCACATAGGATCCTGCACAGTTGTGGGAAGAGCTTGTCCCTGGTTAGAGATGCCCAGAACCTGAAAGAATTAGCAACGAAAGGAATGCGCAGGGATCACCATCTCCTGCGGCCGAGACACTCCATGCGCAGTGAGATGCTGGTGGTTGTCGGTGGCATGACATGTAGCAGAGACTGGGTGCCCTACGTGTCTTGCTTCAACCCAAAGACTGACAAGTGGACACCCATGGCAGACCTTCCATTTGAGCATTCAGACTACAGTGCAGCAAGCGTGGATGGTGCCATTTATGTGACTGGTGGCTTTCACCGCGATGAAGGTACCCTGTCTGCAGTGTGGCGATACGATGAACTGCACAACAGGTGGTCAAAGGTATGCCCTCTTCTCATTCCTCGCTTTAACCACTCTTCCACTGACTGTGACCACCATGTGTACGTCTTAGGAGGAGAGGATTTGGACAATCGGGTCACAGAAGTGGAGCGTTACTCACCAGAAGAGGACAAGTGGGACATTGTGGGCAGCATCAATCCAACAGGCAGTGGCATGGCTGTTACTGCGTTGCAGAACAAGTTGTATATCATCGGCTGGCTGACTAATGTCAGGCTGATGTGTGTTGTCCAGTGCTTTGACCTCGACACCGCCGAGTGTTCCGTTATCCCCTGCTCTGGTCTCAACCGCCAGCTCTTTCCAGCAGTCGCTCTCAATGATGCCATATTCATCTTGGGAGGGAACCGCATCAAGGAGGTGGCCATCTACGACCCAGAGACCTTCTCATCCACCAAGGCAGAGCCCATGAAGTTCAAGAGGAACACCCCCAGTGCAGCAGTGGTTGGAGGCAAGATCTATGTGACAGGCGGCGAGCTGAGGCAGCATCTGGATCGGGTGGAATGCTATGACCCTGAGCTAGATCTGTGGGATGTTGTGTCTCCAATGCCACATGCTTTGTGCTTTCATGGATGTGTCATGGTTAAGATGTACTTGGGGTCTCCATATAATGGCCTGTGA